The following are encoded in a window of Ruminiclostridium herbifermentans genomic DNA:
- a CDS encoding sulfide/dihydroorotate dehydrogenase-like FAD/NAD-binding protein — MFKIVKKQVLNPTVVLMEIDAPFIARKAEPGQFIMLRISESGERIPLTVADYDRDKGTVTIIYQLVGKTTRALSEMNEGDYLLDFVGPLGTASHLDGYKKVAVVGGGLGTAIAYPQAKKLHALGAEVHAITGFRNKDLIILEKEMEKVSNRLIVATDDGSNGNKGFVTNVLKQLIDEGNKYDLVIAIGPLVMMRAVSNLTKEYGIKTIISMNSIMVDGTGMCGGCRLTVGGETKFACVDGPDFDGHLIDFDEALRRQGMYKNQEKESGDRHACKLGGEQNA, encoded by the coding sequence ATGTTTAAAATAGTAAAAAAACAAGTACTAAACCCTACTGTAGTTTTAATGGAAATAGATGCTCCATTTATTGCTAGGAAGGCTGAACCTGGTCAGTTTATAATGCTCCGAATATCTGAATCAGGTGAGAGAATACCTCTTACTGTTGCAGATTATGATAGAGACAAGGGAACAGTAACTATAATTTATCAGTTAGTAGGTAAGACTACGCGTGCTTTATCAGAAATGAATGAGGGAGACTATTTGCTGGATTTTGTAGGGCCTTTGGGAACTGCTTCTCATTTGGATGGATATAAAAAGGTAGCCGTTGTAGGGGGCGGCTTAGGTACTGCCATCGCTTATCCTCAGGCAAAAAAGCTTCATGCATTAGGTGCTGAGGTTCATGCGATAACTGGATTCAGAAATAAAGATTTGATTATATTAGAAAAAGAGATGGAAAAAGTCAGCAATAGGCTGATAGTTGCAACAGACGACGGCTCAAATGGAAATAAGGGCTTTGTAACAAATGTGCTAAAGCAATTAATTGATGAGGGAAATAAATACGATTTGGTAATTGCAATTGGCCCACTGGTAATGATGAGGGCTGTAAGCAATTTAACAAAGGAATATGGAATTAAGACCATTATCAGTATGAATTCAATAATGGTAGATGGTACAGGAATGTGTGGCGGATGTAGACTCACCGTTGGCGGAGAAACAAAATTTGCATGTGTTGATGGGCCTGATTTTGATGGACACTTAATTGACTTTGATGAAGCCTTGAGAAGACAAGGTATGTATAAGAATCAAGAAAAAGAATCGGGAGACAGACATGCATGCAAGCTTGGAGGTGAACAAAATGCCTAA
- the phoU gene encoding phosphate signaling complex protein PhoU, whose product MRSRFDEQLELLNKELLEMGALIEHAIKSASQALLTQDVDAANKAIEFDKEVDQKEKDIESLCLRLLLQQQPVARDLRQISAALKMITDMERIGDQAADISGIVIYLAGTPYIKRLEHLPQMADAAIRMVKGSIDAYVRKDLALTKEIIDMDDIIDNLFVIVKNELIERIHEKAENGEQAIDLLMVAKYFERIGDHAQNIAEWVEFSITGKHKGELI is encoded by the coding sequence ATGAGAAGCCGTTTTGATGAGCAGCTTGAACTGTTGAATAAAGAATTACTCGAAATGGGCGCACTTATAGAGCATGCTATCAAAAGTGCGTCTCAAGCCCTTCTAACGCAGGATGTTGATGCCGCTAACAAAGCTATAGAATTCGATAAAGAAGTAGATCAGAAGGAGAAAGACATAGAATCGTTATGTCTTAGATTGTTGTTACAGCAGCAGCCTGTTGCGCGAGATCTCCGCCAGATATCTGCCGCGCTTAAGATGATAACCGACATGGAACGCATAGGCGACCAAGCCGCAGACATATCTGGTATTGTCATTTATCTAGCGGGGACACCTTATATTAAAAGACTTGAGCATCTTCCTCAAATGGCAGATGCAGCCATCAGAATGGTCAAAGGCAGTATAGATGCTTATGTGAGAAAAGATCTTGCGCTTACAAAAGAAATCATAGATATGGATGATATTATAGATAACCTTTTTGTAATTGTAAAAAATGAACTCATAGAACGCATACATGAAAAAGCAGAAAACGGCGAGCAGGCAATAGATTTGCTTATGGTGGCAAAATATTTTGAGCGTATTGGTGATCATGCTCAAAACATAGCTGAATGGGTAGAGTTTTCTATAACAGGTAAGCATAAGGGAGAACTGATATGA
- a CDS encoding flavodoxin family protein, translating to MKTWVLYYSRGGNTKKIAEAIAEELEILKTEQVPPAYPPENVQLLFLGTGVYAGKPDPKMIEFIRTLNTDRVKNVAVFGTRGGNDTRAIETVKSLIKEKGINVIDETFSCQGKYFIFFNRKKPDAEDLKAAKAFARKIYDSLKA from the coding sequence ATGAAAACATGGGTTTTGTATTACAGTAGGGGTGGAAATACTAAAAAAATTGCTGAGGCAATTGCAGAGGAGTTAGAAATATTAAAAACTGAACAAGTACCTCCTGCATATCCACCTGAAAATGTGCAGTTACTTTTTTTGGGAACAGGGGTATATGCTGGAAAGCCAGACCCTAAAATGATTGAGTTTATAAGAACATTAAATACCGATAGGGTTAAAAATGTAGCAGTATTTGGTACAAGAGGCGGAAATGATACTAGAGCCATAGAAACTGTTAAGTCTCTTATAAAGGAAAAAGGAATAAATGTTATTGATGAGACATTTTCTTGTCAAGGAAAATACTTTATATTCTTTAATAGAAAGAAACCAGATGCAGAAGATTTAAAAGCTGCAAAGGCATTTGCAAGAAAGATATATGATAGCTTGAAAGCTTAA
- the pstB gene encoding phosphate ABC transporter ATP-binding protein PstB produces the protein MGKIDIKDLNLFYDSFQALKDVTLSIEANEITAFIGPSGCGKSTLLKTINRMNDLVEGCKIKGEVLLDGENVYGNMDTSMLRKRVGMVFQKPNPFPMSIYDNVAFGPRTHGVRSKAKLNDIVERSLRDAAIWEELKDRLKKDALGISGGQQQRLCIARALAVEPEVLLMDEPTSALDPISTSKIEELAITLKEKYTIVIVTHNMQQAVRISDKTAFFLLGEVIEFGNTESLFSVPKDKRTEDYITGRFG, from the coding sequence ATGGGAAAGATTGATATAAAAGATTTAAACCTCTTTTATGACTCATTTCAGGCTTTGAAGGATGTTACGCTTTCTATTGAAGCCAACGAAATAACTGCTTTTATAGGACCATCTGGATGCGGAAAAAGTACGCTACTTAAAACGATTAATCGTATGAATGACCTTGTTGAAGGATGCAAGATAAAGGGAGAAGTGCTGCTTGACGGAGAGAATGTTTATGGCAATATGGATACTTCGATGCTTCGCAAACGTGTAGGCATGGTTTTTCAAAAGCCAAATCCTTTTCCTATGAGCATATATGACAATGTGGCATTTGGCCCACGCACGCATGGTGTTCGCAGCAAAGCAAAGCTTAACGATATTGTTGAACGTTCTTTGCGCGATGCCGCTATTTGGGAAGAACTGAAAGACAGATTAAAAAAAGACGCTCTGGGGATATCGGGCGGACAGCAGCAGCGCCTTTGCATAGCAAGAGCATTAGCAGTTGAGCCGGAGGTATTGTTGATGGATGAGCCAACAAGTGCTCTTGACCCGATATCAACATCCAAAATAGAAGAACTTGCTATAACATTAAAAGAAAAGTATACTATTGTGATAGTGACGCACAACATGCAGCAGGCTGTAAGGATTTCAGACAAAACTGCATTCTTTTTATTGGGCGAAGTAATAGAATTTGGAAATACAGAAAGCCTTTTCTCGGTGCCAAAGGATAAACGCACCGAGGATTACATTACAGGGAGGTTTGGATGA
- the gltA gene encoding NADPH-dependent glutamate synthase, whose amino-acid sequence MPNMSLNKVKMPEQEPDIRNKNFKEVALGYEEKMAVEEAQRCLNCKTKPCVSGCPVNVKIPEFIQLVAAEKFEEAYYKIKETNSLPAICGRVCPQETQCEQLCVRAKKGESVGIGRLERFVADWYMKNVNKDVKKPESNGIKVAVVGSGPAGLTCAGDLAKLGYEVTIFEAFHVPGGVLMYGIPEFRLPKALVQEEIQTVKDLGVDIRTNMVIGKVFSIDELKDEGYKAVFIGSGAGLPSFMGIPGENYNGVYSANEFLTRINLMGAYKFPDNDTPVFVGKNVAVVGGGNVAMDAARSAKRLGAENVYIIYRRSEAEMPARLEEVHHAKEEGIIFKVLTNPKQILGTEEGWVKGIECVEMELGEPDKSGRRRPIEKKGSEHIIDLETVIIAIGQSPNPLISKTTPGLNIQSWGGIIVEEETGATSKPGVYAGGDAVTGAATVILAMGAGKKAAEAIHKKLSEEQ is encoded by the coding sequence ATGCCTAATATGTCTTTAAATAAAGTAAAAATGCCAGAGCAAGAGCCTGATATAAGAAACAAGAATTTTAAAGAGGTTGCTTTGGGATATGAAGAAAAAATGGCTGTTGAAGAGGCGCAAAGATGCCTCAATTGTAAAACTAAGCCTTGTGTTTCAGGCTGTCCTGTAAATGTTAAAATACCAGAGTTTATTCAGCTTGTTGCAGCTGAAAAGTTTGAAGAGGCATATTATAAAATTAAAGAAACAAACAGTTTACCTGCAATATGCGGCAGAGTTTGTCCTCAGGAAACTCAATGTGAGCAGCTTTGTGTCAGAGCAAAAAAAGGTGAGTCTGTTGGTATAGGCAGATTGGAAAGATTTGTTGCTGACTGGTATATGAAAAACGTAAATAAGGATGTAAAAAAGCCAGAAAGTAATGGAATTAAGGTGGCAGTTGTTGGTTCAGGTCCTGCTGGCTTAACTTGTGCGGGAGATCTTGCAAAGTTGGGCTATGAAGTAACTATATTTGAGGCTTTTCATGTTCCTGGCGGCGTTCTGATGTACGGTATACCTGAGTTTCGTTTGCCTAAAGCCTTAGTTCAAGAGGAAATTCAAACTGTAAAGGATTTGGGTGTAGATATCAGAACTAATATGGTTATTGGAAAGGTATTTTCCATTGACGAACTCAAGGATGAAGGCTATAAAGCAGTATTCATTGGCTCTGGTGCAGGACTGCCCAGCTTTATGGGAATTCCGGGAGAGAACTATAATGGCGTATATTCGGCTAATGAGTTTTTAACAAGAATAAATTTAATGGGTGCATATAAATTTCCAGATAATGACACGCCTGTGTTTGTCGGCAAAAATGTAGCGGTTGTGGGCGGAGGAAATGTTGCAATGGATGCGGCTAGAAGCGCAAAGAGGCTGGGAGCAGAAAATGTATATATAATTTACAGGCGTTCTGAGGCCGAAATGCCTGCAAGACTAGAAGAGGTTCACCATGCAAAGGAAGAAGGCATAATTTTTAAAGTGCTGACAAATCCTAAACAGATACTTGGAACTGAAGAAGGTTGGGTTAAAGGAATTGAATGTGTGGAAATGGAACTTGGAGAGCCAGATAAATCAGGCAGAAGAAGACCTATAGAAAAGAAGGGTTCAGAGCATATTATAGATTTGGAAACAGTTATAATTGCAATAGGACAATCACCTAATCCTCTTATTTCAAAAACTACTCCTGGACTTAATATTCAGTCTTGGGGAGGAATTATTGTAGAAGAAGAAACTGGAGCAACAAGTAAGCCTGGAGTTTATGCTGGCGGAGATGCGGTAACGGGTGCAGCGACAGTTATATTGGCAATGGGTGCAGGAAAGAAGGCGGCGGAGGCTATCCATAAAAAGCTGTCAGAAGAGCAATAA
- a CDS encoding sensor histidine kinase, with translation MTKRIFRSIFLTSLAALIFASAFIVITLYRIYETDAINELKIEAAYISDLITQKQTGGEFLKQVYSGDRITLIAENGSVMYDNMADASSMENHANRSEIAEALMTGEGESYRYSDTLSQMTIYYALKIHEGNILRVSKTQSSVLGMLWDVLPMLLIIILSTALLSYLIARYMAKHITAPINALNLDSPFNNDIYDELSPLLTRIEQQNKDIKKQMLEITEKQREFNVVTKNMREGLILLSAKGNILSINESAVKIFQADIEKTIGNHILSVNRSVPMYRVFEGAINGINTEALLTINNKHYQLLGSPVVSKARTLGAVILLLDVTDKHSAERSRREFTANVSHELKTPLTSILGYAEIMKNGLTKPEDMQRFAGRIHYEASRLLSLIDDILELSQLDEKAKLSDKEPVDLYSLAEDALSRLKSIADKKEITLSVHGEHIVVSGYRKVLDGMLYNLCDNAIKYNIAGGNVAVRIDYKDYKPVVTVSDTGIGIPAEHRPHIFERFYRIDKSRSKEIGGTGLGLSIVKHGAMLHEITIDMNSKENTGTTFKLTFPRNSEALKG, from the coding sequence GTGACAAAGCGTATATTCAGAAGCATCTTTTTAACCTCTTTAGCCGCTCTCATTTTTGCTTCGGCTTTTATTGTGATTACACTTTATAGAATATATGAAACTGACGCTATAAATGAGCTTAAAATTGAAGCAGCCTATATTTCAGACTTAATTACGCAAAAACAAACCGGGGGAGAGTTTTTAAAGCAAGTTTACTCTGGTGATAGAATCACCTTAATTGCTGAAAACGGTTCAGTAATGTATGACAACATGGCAGATGCGTCTTCAATGGAGAACCATGCCAACAGGTCGGAAATTGCAGAAGCACTGATGACTGGTGAAGGGGAAAGCTATCGCTATTCAGATACACTGTCTCAAATGACGATATACTACGCACTAAAAATACATGAAGGCAATATACTACGTGTATCAAAAACTCAAAGCAGCGTGCTGGGGATGTTGTGGGATGTACTGCCGATGCTGCTCATAATAATATTAAGTACCGCGCTGCTTTCTTATCTTATTGCACGGTATATGGCAAAGCACATAACAGCTCCTATAAACGCACTGAATCTCGACTCCCCGTTTAATAATGATATATACGACGAGCTAAGTCCGCTCCTTACGCGTATAGAGCAGCAGAATAAAGATATAAAAAAACAGATGTTGGAGATCACCGAAAAGCAACGAGAATTTAACGTAGTGACAAAAAATATGCGCGAAGGATTAATCCTGCTATCCGCTAAAGGTAACATACTTTCCATAAATGAAAGCGCTGTTAAAATATTTCAGGCGGACATTGAAAAAACTATTGGTAACCATATTCTATCTGTAAATCGATCTGTTCCCATGTACAGGGTTTTTGAGGGAGCAATAAATGGAATAAACACAGAAGCACTTCTTACGATTAACAACAAACATTATCAACTGTTGGGTAGTCCTGTAGTATCCAAAGCTAGAACGCTCGGGGCTGTTATACTATTGCTTGATGTCACCGACAAGCACAGCGCTGAACGTAGCCGAAGAGAATTCACTGCAAATGTATCACATGAATTAAAGACGCCGCTTACTTCTATATTAGGTTATGCAGAAATTATGAAAAACGGTCTCACAAAACCAGAAGATATGCAGAGGTTTGCAGGGCGCATACATTATGAGGCAAGCAGGCTGCTTTCACTTATAGACGATATACTGGAACTGTCACAACTCGATGAGAAGGCAAAGTTGTCCGATAAAGAGCCAGTTGATCTTTATTCCTTGGCCGAGGATGCTCTAAGTAGACTTAAATCGATAGCAGACAAGAAGGAGATTACTCTTTCTGTTCATGGTGAACATATTGTAGTTTCCGGTTACAGAAAAGTACTTGATGGAATGCTGTATAACTTATGCGATAACGCAATTAAATATAACATTGCGGGTGGTAACGTTGCCGTGAGAATAGACTATAAGGACTATAAGCCTGTTGTTACTGTAAGCGATACTGGCATAGGTATTCCGGCAGAACACCGGCCCCACATATTTGAACGGTTTTATCGGATCGATAAAAGCAGATCAAAAGAAATTGGCGGCACAGGACTCGGACTCTCTATCGTAAAGCATGGCGCAATGCTACACGAAATTACTATTGATATGAATAGCAAGGAGAATACAGGCACTACTTTTAAGCTTACCTTCCCCCGTAACAGCGAAGCCTTAAAAGGTTAA
- a CDS encoding M23 family metallopeptidase, whose product MNEITMRPKYSRQTGTQRNRRREPDNDLLSIKVAVQLLVVVVFLSIFALCKAANTPATKSLVAKVNVVTTTNYDSNKYIKKIVTALGINLPEKGLQTENLIDGSQQQQEFDNNSEISENSDNLISENNSSSSIDKTDKKYDTTADEQIADTSTIEVLSDSEIKAIADKYSFIVPIKGEYVSLFGTRTDALTGKSSFHSGIDIGANMGTSIKAALAGEVIEVGSSPEYGNYIKLQHNDGMKTIYAYCSTLIAKKGQKVNQGDVIAKVGDTEGLSGSLHFEVWKDNKAVDPEKLLNYLNISK is encoded by the coding sequence TTGAATGAAATAACGATGAGACCAAAGTACTCACGCCAGACAGGTACTCAAAGAAATAGAAGAAGAGAGCCTGATAATGATTTACTATCAATAAAAGTAGCAGTACAGTTGCTTGTTGTTGTAGTATTTCTGTCTATTTTTGCATTATGTAAAGCAGCAAATACTCCTGCAACTAAGTCTCTTGTTGCTAAAGTAAATGTTGTTACTACTACAAATTATGATTCAAATAAGTATATTAAAAAAATTGTTACTGCTTTAGGCATAAATTTACCAGAAAAAGGACTTCAAACAGAAAATCTTATAGATGGAAGCCAACAGCAACAAGAGTTTGACAACAATTCAGAGATAAGTGAAAATAGCGATAACTTAATTAGTGAGAATAATTCTAGTTCAAGCATAGATAAAACAGATAAAAAATACGATACCACTGCTGATGAACAAATTGCTGATACATCCACAATAGAGGTTTTATCAGACTCAGAAATTAAAGCAATAGCTGATAAATACTCTTTTATAGTTCCTATAAAAGGTGAATATGTGTCATTGTTTGGTACTAGAACAGATGCATTAACTGGTAAGTCAAGTTTCCATAGTGGTATTGATATTGGTGCTAATATGGGAACATCTATTAAAGCTGCCCTTGCAGGTGAAGTTATTGAGGTGGGATCAAGCCCTGAATATGGAAATTATATTAAGCTGCAGCATAATGATGGAATGAAAACTATATACGCATATTGTTCAACACTTATTGCAAAAAAGGGTCAGAAAGTTAATCAAGGTGATGTTATTGCAAAGGTTGGGGATACTGAAGGATTGTCAGGTTCACTACACTTTGAGGTGTGGAAAGATAATAAAGCGGTTGATCCTGAAAAACTGCTAAATTATCTGAATATTAGCAAATAG
- a CDS encoding site-2 protease family protein: MPDLDIKIRIKNITFRINILTIPIYIIAIISSFTAQFFITVGFIAVHELGHIVAAFIKGARIYCFRILPVGVSASIEDYSCKKLNKIFIYSAGPSVNIIFAVVFFILYACQVIPIEFTVGVYINIWLAFFNLLPVMPLDGGKIAMEVLSDYSGLFKASKHMNIITVILSVIIIFLGLIIFKNTLYNLSLVIIGIYILLCNTESRKETALMNIKNLLFRRSRILKQRIYPIREIAVMKDVKLSEVVKAMDYANMFHIINVLDENMRIIKVISEQEILDAIIINNINTEIGKIL, translated from the coding sequence ATGCCTGATTTGGATATAAAAATAAGAATAAAGAACATTACCTTTAGAATTAATATTCTAACTATTCCAATTTATATAATTGCAATAATAAGCAGTTTTACTGCTCAATTTTTTATAACAGTAGGGTTTATTGCTGTCCATGAATTAGGACATATTGTGGCTGCATTTATTAAAGGAGCAAGAATTTATTGTTTTAGAATTCTACCAGTAGGTGTTAGTGCATCAATAGAAGATTATAGCTGTAAGAAATTAAACAAGATATTTATATATTCAGCTGGACCATCCGTTAACATAATATTTGCAGTTGTATTTTTTATTCTATATGCCTGCCAAGTTATTCCTATAGAGTTCACTGTTGGAGTCTATATAAACATTTGGTTGGCATTTTTTAATTTGCTTCCTGTAATGCCATTAGATGGCGGTAAAATCGCTATGGAAGTTCTATCTGATTATTCAGGACTTTTTAAGGCTAGTAAGCATATGAACATAATAACTGTAATTCTTTCGGTTATTATTATTTTTTTGGGGCTGATAATTTTTAAAAACACTCTATACAATTTAAGTTTAGTGATTATTGGTATATATATTTTGCTATGTAATACTGAAAGCAGAAAGGAAACAGCATTGATGAATATTAAAAATTTGTTGTTTAGACGTTCTCGTATATTGAAGCAACGCATTTACCCAATAAGGGAAATTGCTGTTATGAAGGATGTTAAGCTTTCAGAAGTAGTAAAGGCAATGGATTATGCCAATATGTTTCATATTATAAATGTGCTTGATGAAAATATGAGAATTATCAAGGTAATTTCTGAACAAGAAATATTAGATGCCATTATTATAAATAATATTAATACAGAAATTGGTAAGATATTATAA
- a CDS encoding winged helix-turn-helix domain-containing protein: MIYYVEDDDNIRDLVVYTLNQSGFEALGVKNADEFYAASKKQSPALVLLDIMLPGDDGLSILKVLKTNKKTAVIPVIMVTARGTEYDKVIGLDSGADDYIAKPFGMMELVARVRALLRRTNLNSSPEILKEGGLVVDRQKHIVTVNNKNITLTLKEFELLYLLMANRGIVLTREQILESIWDFSYDGGTRTVDVHITTLRQKLGEYGNLIDTIRGVGYRFGGVIT, translated from the coding sequence ATGATTTATTATGTTGAAGATGACGACAACATACGAGATCTCGTTGTTTATACGCTAAACCAATCGGGATTTGAAGCGCTGGGGGTCAAGAACGCTGATGAGTTTTATGCCGCAAGTAAAAAGCAGTCACCTGCTCTTGTGCTTCTTGACATTATGCTTCCAGGTGATGATGGATTATCCATATTGAAGGTACTGAAAACAAATAAAAAAACCGCTGTGATTCCTGTTATCATGGTTACAGCAAGAGGTACTGAATATGATAAAGTTATTGGCCTTGATTCGGGTGCGGACGACTATATAGCAAAACCGTTTGGTATGATGGAGCTTGTAGCAAGAGTAAGGGCACTGCTGCGCCGAACCAACTTGAATTCATCACCTGAAATATTGAAAGAAGGGGGACTTGTTGTAGATCGGCAGAAACATATTGTTACAGTAAACAATAAAAATATAACACTTACTCTAAAAGAATTCGAACTGCTTTACTTACTAATGGCAAACCGCGGGATTGTGTTAACACGAGAACAAATATTAGAATCGATATGGGATTTCAGTTATGATGGTGGTACAAGGACGGTTGATGTTCACATCACAACGTTACGTCAAAAGCTCGGAGAGTACGGGAACCTGATAGATACCATAAGAGGCGTAGGATATCGTTTTGGGGGGGTAATAACGTGA
- the pstA gene encoding phosphate ABC transporter permease PstA produces MMLQRREAALIKALVYLGAILTFAILVSVVGYILFKGIPNLSLKLFELKYTTENVSLLPALINTLLMTFFSLLLATPLGIFAAVYLVEYAHKGNRLVKIVRITAETLSGIPSIIYGLFGLLFFVTALGLRMSLISGALTLSIMILPLIMRTTEEALIAVPVEYREGSYGLGAGRLRTVFKVVMPSAIPGILAGIILSIGRIVGETAALIYTAGTVAEVPGGLFDSARTLSVHMYTLASEGFYIKQAYATAVVLLVIVVGINVLSAYVAKEIRR; encoded by the coding sequence ATGATGTTGCAAAGAAGAGAAGCGGCTTTAATAAAGGCTTTAGTATATTTGGGAGCGATACTCACATTTGCAATATTGGTCAGCGTGGTAGGTTACATTCTTTTTAAGGGCATACCTAATCTATCGCTCAAATTATTTGAGTTGAAGTACACCACAGAAAACGTATCGCTGTTACCCGCGCTTATAAATACATTATTGATGACATTTTTTTCGCTGCTGCTTGCTACCCCTCTCGGAATATTTGCAGCAGTATATCTTGTTGAATATGCGCATAAAGGCAACAGGCTTGTTAAGATTGTGCGTATAACCGCGGAGACGTTGTCGGGCATACCGTCCATTATATATGGGCTTTTTGGACTGCTGTTCTTTGTAACTGCGTTAGGTCTCCGAATGTCGCTGATTTCCGGGGCTTTGACGCTCAGTATTATGATTTTGCCACTTATAATGCGTACTACTGAGGAAGCGCTTATTGCTGTTCCCGTTGAATATCGAGAAGGCAGTTATGGTTTGGGTGCGGGCAGACTGCGAACAGTGTTTAAAGTCGTGATGCCATCCGCCATACCCGGAATACTAGCCGGAATTATATTATCAATCGGTCGCATAGTCGGAGAAACTGCGGCGCTAATCTATACTGCCGGTACAGTCGCAGAGGTACCCGGAGGCCTGTTTGACTCGGCGCGTACACTCTCTGTTCATATGTATACTCTCGCGAGCGAGGGATTTTATATTAAACAGGCATATGCAACAGCGGTTGTTTTACTTGTTATAGTTGTAGGCATTAACGTTTTATCCGCTTATGTAGCAAAAGAAATTAGGAGGTGA
- the pstC gene encoding phosphate ABC transporter permease subunit PstC: MKHFKENGAKIVFILAACISILAVALICIFLFANGIPGMTKIGVLKFLTGRVWKPGNNIYGIFPMILGSIYVTAGALVIGVPTGIITAVFISKFASVRIAKVMKQAVSLLAGIPSVVYGFYGLIVVVPLIRDIFGVSGTSMLSASIILGIMILPTIISISEPAFNAVPKPYYEGALALGATHERAVFRVILPAAKSGVTASVVLGVGRAIGEAMAVMMVAGNQARMPKGILQGIRTLTSNIVMEMGYAADLHREALIATAVVLFVFILIINMLFSVLKRRTRV, translated from the coding sequence ATTAAGCATTTCAAAGAAAACGGTGCAAAAATTGTTTTCATACTCGCGGCCTGTATTTCGATACTGGCCGTTGCGCTTATATGTATATTCCTATTTGCAAACGGTATTCCGGGTATGACCAAAATAGGTGTGCTTAAATTTCTGACAGGCAGGGTTTGGAAACCCGGAAACAACATTTATGGAATATTTCCTATGATACTTGGGAGCATTTATGTTACCGCAGGTGCTCTCGTTATCGGAGTGCCGACAGGTATCATTACAGCCGTTTTTATATCCAAATTTGCGTCCGTACGAATTGCAAAAGTCATGAAACAGGCAGTATCTTTACTTGCCGGGATACCTTCGGTGGTATATGGCTTTTATGGTTTAATCGTTGTTGTTCCCTTGATACGCGATATATTCGGTGTAAGCGGAACAAGTATGCTTTCGGCGAGTATCATTCTTGGAATCATGATACTTCCCACAATTATTTCTATCAGCGAACCAGCTTTCAATGCAGTACCTAAACCTTATTACGAAGGTGCTCTGGCACTCGGAGCTACACATGAACGGGCAGTATTCAGAGTAATACTGCCCGCGGCGAAATCAGGAGTGACCGCGAGCGTAGTACTCGGAGTAGGTCGGGCTATAGGCGAAGCTATGGCTGTTATGATGGTAGCGGGCAATCAGGCGCGTATGCCGAAGGGAATTCTGCAAGGCATACGAACTCTTACGAGCAATATCGTAATGGAGATGGGCTATGCTGCCGATTTGCACCGTGAAGCATTGATAGCTACAGCGGTTGTGCTGTTTGTGTTTATTCTTATTATCAATATGCTGTTCTCTGTATTAAAAAGGAGGACGAGAGTATGA